The following proteins come from a genomic window of Sardina pilchardus chromosome 1, fSarPil1.1, whole genome shotgun sequence:
- the cacng4a gene encoding voltage-dependent calcium channel gamma-4 subunit: MARCDRGIQMLLTTVGAFVAFSLMTVAIGTDYWLYSRAYICNATNITSDETQMQPKKTKGDLTHSGLWRICCIEGMYQGSCFRINHFPDENDYDTDNSEYILRIVRASSLFPILSTILLLLGGLCAGVGRIYSSNNNILLSAGILFVAAGLSNIIGIIVYISSNTGDPSDKKDEDKKGQYTYGWSFYSGALSFIVAETVGVLAVNTYIDKNKEEHMAARRDVHKRPSSSSARPSCSSSSPYTRIPSYRYRRRRSRSSSRSTEPSRDASPVGLKMAASAASSSLPLADISMYTLGREHPMQGAGGGAGGGGGATLGAMAPYSPQREPPGFLQVHNCFPKDAHKDTLNRRTTPV, from the exons ATGGCGCGGTGTGACCGTGGGATTCAAATGCTACTGACCACCGTGGGCGCGTTCGTCGCCTTTAGTTTGATGACAGTTGCCATCGGCACGGACTACTGGCTCTATTCCCGTGCGTACATCTGTAACGCCACGAACATCACATCGGACGAAACTCAGATGCAACCTAAGAAGACTAAGGGCGATCTCACGCACTCTGGTCTCTGGAGAATATGTTGTATTGAAG GTATGTACCAAGGGAGCTGTTTTCGGATCAACCATTTTCCGGACGAAAACGACTACGACACTGACAACTCAGAGTACATTTTAC GCATCGTCCGAGCGTCCAGCCTGTTCCCCATCCTGAGCACCAtcttgctgctgctgggcgGCCTGTGCGCGGGGGTCGGCCGCAtctacagcagcaacaacaacatcctGCTCAGCGCCGGCATCCTGTTCGTGGCAGCAG GCCTCAGCAACATCATCGGCATCATCGTCTACATCTCCAGCAACACGGGCGACCCGAGCGACAAGAAGGACGAGGACAAGAAGGGCCAGTACACGTACGGCTGGTCCTTCTACTCGGGCGCGCTCTCCTTCATCGTGGCCGAGACGGTGGGCGTGCTGGCGGTCAACACGTACATCGACAAGAACAAGGAGGAGCACATGGCGGCGCGCCGCGACGTCCACAAGCGCCCGTCGTCCTCGTCGGCGCGGCCCTCCTGCTCGTCCTCCTCGCCGTACACGCGCATCCCCAGCTACCGCTACCGCCGGCGCCGCTCGCGCTCCAGCTCGCGCTCCACCGAGCCGTCGCGCGACGCCTCGCCCGTGGGCCTCAAGATGGCCGCCTCGGCGGCGTCCTCCTCGCTGCCGCTGGCCGACATCTCCATGTACACGCTGGGGCGCGAGCACCCGATGCAGGGCGCCGGGGGTGGGGccgggggagggggcggggcgACGCTGGGCGCCATGGCGCCCTACAGCCCCCAGAGGGAGCCGCCGGGGTTCCTGCAGGTGCACAACTGCTTCCCCAAAGACGCGCACAAGGACACCCTCAACCGCCGCACCACGCCCGTATAG